A stretch of Rhizobium sp. TH2 DNA encodes these proteins:
- a CDS encoding DHA2 family efflux MFS transporter permease subunit — protein sequence MATTTVDQFPVSPKPAASAPSAMPGERQVTTREVLAFFAMVFGMFMAILDIQIVSASLADIQAGLSASNDEVAWVQTSYLIAEVIMIPLSGTLARVLSTRVLFSLSAAGFTAASALAATATNIDQMIVYRAIQGFIGGGMIPSVFAAAFIIFPPSKRAIVSPIIGLVATLAPTIGPTVGGYLTAAFSWHWLFLINVIPGVMVATATWFLIDFDKPEHSLMKRFDWIGLAAMAVFLGSLEYFLEEGNIKGWFDDEIITICAVTATIGGVIFFYRALTKDFPIVDLRAFNNRNFSFGSLFSFVMGIGLYGLTYLYPLYLGRIRGYDSLMIGETMFVSGLAMFFTAPIAGFLSAKLDPRAMMAIGFTGFATGTWMMSHMTADWDFWELLIPQILRGSSMMLAMVPINNVALGTLPIDKIRGASGLFNLTRNLGGAVGLALINTILTHQTSTHYSQLAEHVNPANPAATDMIANLTAKFNGLGMDGSSIALKQVSGMVQQQAYILSFMDVFLILTTLFASLVLMTMLLSKPKPVPKAAGGGGH from the coding sequence ATGGCCACAACAACCGTCGATCAGTTTCCTGTGTCGCCCAAGCCGGCCGCGTCCGCGCCTTCAGCCATGCCTGGCGAACGCCAGGTCACGACACGCGAAGTCCTGGCCTTCTTTGCCATGGTCTTCGGCATGTTCATGGCGATCCTCGATATCCAGATCGTCTCAGCCTCGCTGGCCGATATCCAGGCGGGCTTGTCCGCAAGCAATGATGAAGTCGCGTGGGTCCAGACCTCCTACCTGATCGCCGAAGTCATCATGATTCCCCTTTCGGGCACGCTCGCCCGGGTGCTGTCTACCCGGGTCCTGTTTTCGCTGTCGGCTGCGGGCTTTACGGCCGCCAGCGCGCTTGCGGCAACGGCGACGAACATCGACCAGATGATCGTCTATCGTGCCATCCAGGGCTTTATCGGCGGCGGCATGATCCCGTCGGTGTTCGCCGCGGCCTTCATCATCTTCCCGCCCTCCAAGCGCGCCATCGTCTCGCCGATCATCGGCCTGGTCGCCACGCTTGCACCGACGATCGGCCCGACGGTTGGCGGCTATCTGACTGCCGCCTTCTCCTGGCACTGGTTGTTCCTGATCAATGTCATTCCCGGCGTCATGGTGGCAACGGCGACCTGGTTTCTCATCGATTTCGACAAGCCCGAACATAGCTTGATGAAGCGGTTCGACTGGATCGGCCTCGCCGCCATGGCGGTGTTTCTCGGCTCGCTCGAATATTTCCTCGAAGAGGGCAATATCAAGGGCTGGTTCGATGACGAGATCATCACGATCTGCGCGGTGACCGCGACCATCGGCGGCGTCATTTTCTTCTACAGGGCGCTGACGAAGGATTTTCCCATCGTCGATCTCCGCGCCTTTAACAACCGGAACTTCTCGTTCGGCTCGTTGTTCTCATTCGTCATGGGCATCGGCCTCTACGGCCTGACCTATCTCTATCCGCTCTATCTCGGCCGCATCCGGGGATACGACTCCCTGATGATCGGCGAGACGATGTTTGTCTCGGGCCTCGCCATGTTCTTCACCGCACCGATAGCCGGCTTCCTGTCGGCGAAGCTCGATCCGCGCGCGATGATGGCGATCGGTTTCACTGGCTTTGCCACCGGCACGTGGATGATGAGCCACATGACGGCTGACTGGGATTTCTGGGAGCTGCTGATCCCGCAGATCCTGCGCGGCTCGTCGATGATGCTCGCCATGGTACCGATCAACAACGTGGCGCTCGGCACGCTGCCGATCGACAAGATCAGGGGCGCCTCAGGCCTGTTCAACCTCACCCGAAATCTCGGCGGCGCGGTGGGCCTAGCGTTGATCAACACGATCCTGACGCACCAGACGAGCACGCATTACTCGCAGCTTGCCGAACATGTGAACCCGGCGAACCCGGCGGCAACGGATATGATCGCCAACCTGACCGCGAAGTTCAACGGGCTCGGCATGGACGGCAGTTCGATCGCCCTCAAACAGGTCTCGGGAATGGTGCAGCAGCAGGCCTACATCCTGTCGTTCATGGATGTGTTCCTGATCCTGACGACACTGTTTGCCAGCCTGGTGTTGATGACAATGTTGCTGAGTAAGCCCAAGCCCGTGCCGAAAGCTGCTGGTGGCGGCGGTCACTAA
- a CDS encoding 2-hydroxyacid dehydrogenase, which produces MTTLLLIGKVNPRVRERLTGPFEILELPSAKAEDVTSDMAARVTGTASFNAMPASLMDALPNLKIIANFGVGYDGVDVRHAASKGLIVTNTPDVLDDEVADTTIGLLLNTLRQFPRAENYLREGRWVKEGAFPLSPLTLRDRHIGMYGMGRIGQQIAKRLEAFGVRISYYTRSPRKDVQYDYFPSLKELATAVDTLVCIVPKTPETRQTINSEILAALGSNGVLINVGRGWTVHEGDLIDALERNVIAGAGLDVFEDEPNVPAGLLKFDNVSLLPHVASASVATRNAMADLVADNLISWFEQGKPVTPVPETPFKEAR; this is translated from the coding sequence ATGACAACTCTGCTCCTCATCGGCAAAGTCAATCCGCGCGTCCGCGAGCGGCTGACCGGGCCCTTCGAAATCCTCGAACTTCCGAGCGCCAAGGCGGAGGATGTGACATCGGATATGGCTGCCAGGGTGACCGGCACGGCCTCGTTCAACGCGATGCCCGCGTCGCTGATGGATGCGCTGCCGAACCTGAAAATCATCGCCAATTTCGGCGTCGGTTATGATGGTGTCGATGTCAGGCACGCGGCGTCGAAGGGCCTCATCGTCACCAATACGCCCGATGTACTCGACGACGAGGTCGCGGATACGACGATTGGCCTGCTGCTCAACACACTGCGCCAATTCCCGCGCGCCGAAAACTATCTGCGTGAAGGCCGCTGGGTGAAGGAAGGCGCCTTCCCGCTCTCACCGCTGACACTGCGCGATCGTCACATCGGCATGTATGGCATGGGCCGCATCGGCCAGCAGATCGCCAAGCGGCTCGAGGCCTTCGGCGTCCGGATCAGCTACTACACGCGCTCGCCCCGCAAGGACGTGCAATACGATTACTTCCCTTCGCTCAAGGAATTGGCAACGGCGGTCGATACACTGGTCTGCATCGTGCCGAAGACGCCTGAAACCCGGCAGACCATCAACAGCGAGATCCTGGCGGCGCTTGGCAGCAATGGCGTGCTGATCAATGTCGGTCGCGGCTGGACGGTGCATGAGGGCGATCTGATTGATGCGCTTGAACGGAATGTCATTGCTGGCGCCGGGCTCGATGTGTTCGAGGACGAACCTAACGTGCCGGCGGGCCTGCTGAAGTTCGACAATGTCTCGCTTCTGCCGCATGTCGCATCGGCATCGGTGGCAACCCGCAACGCGATGGCCGATCTCGTCGCGGACAACCTGATCTCGTGGTTCGAACAGGGCAAGCCGGTCACCCCGGTGCCGGAGACGCCGTTCAAGGAAGCTCGATGA
- a CDS encoding LacI family DNA-binding transcriptional regulator produces MAQKIKLSTIAETLGVSTATVSLALRDSPLVAAATRDKIKDQARALGYIYNRRAASLRTSRSGIIGVVVHDIMNPFYGEILKAIESELDRSQHTFILSNHYDSVEKQRNFLETMLQLGGDGIIISPAIGTPPEDIELAEENGMPLILVARTIEGVNLPAYRGDDSYGISLATNHLISLGHKVIAMIGGTDQTSTGRDRYQGYVNALQKAGMTVLPELRIPGPRTREGGFEAAVHFLSLPQQPTAAVCWNDLVAIGLMNGIARAGLTAGVDIAVTGYDDLEEAAIATPALTTVWNGQSEVGRMAARALLDRLAGSHEPDGLHLIKPEMRIRQSTGPMKPRK; encoded by the coding sequence ATGGCCCAGAAGATCAAACTGTCCACGATTGCTGAAACACTGGGCGTCTCCACGGCGACCGTTTCGCTCGCGCTGAGGGACAGTCCGCTGGTGGCCGCGGCGACCCGCGACAAGATCAAGGACCAGGCCCGCGCCCTGGGCTATATCTATAACCGCCGTGCGGCCAGCCTTCGCACCTCCCGTTCCGGCATTATCGGCGTCGTTGTTCACGACATCATGAACCCGTTCTACGGCGAAATCCTCAAGGCCATCGAAAGCGAGCTCGACCGCAGCCAGCACACGTTCATTCTCTCCAATCACTACGATTCCGTCGAAAAGCAGCGTAATTTCCTTGAGACCATGCTGCAGCTCGGCGGCGATGGCATCATCATCTCCCCGGCAATCGGCACGCCGCCGGAAGACATCGAGCTTGCCGAGGAAAACGGCATGCCGCTGATCCTCGTCGCGCGCACGATCGAGGGTGTCAACCTGCCGGCCTATCGCGGCGATGACAGCTACGGCATTTCGCTGGCCACCAACCATTTGATCTCGCTCGGCCACAAGGTGATCGCCATGATCGGCGGCACCGACCAGACATCGACCGGCCGCGACCGCTACCAGGGCTATGTCAACGCGCTGCAGAAGGCAGGCATGACGGTGCTGCCGGAACTGCGCATTCCTGGGCCGCGCACCCGCGAGGGCGGCTTCGAGGCCGCGGTGCATTTCCTGTCGCTGCCACAGCAGCCGACGGCCGCCGTCTGCTGGAACGATCTCGTGGCGATCGGCCTGATGAACGGCATCGCGCGTGCCGGACTGACTGCCGGCGTTGATATTGCCGTGACCGGATATGACGACCTCGAAGAGGCCGCGATCGCCACGCCGGCGCTGACCACCGTCTGGAACGGCCAGTCGGAAGTCGGTCGCATGGCGGCGCGCGCGCTGCTCGATCGCCTCGCGGGCAGCCACGAGCCCGACGGCCTCCATCTCATCAAGCCGGAAATGCGTATCCGCCAATCCACCGGCCCCATGAAACCCAGAAAATAG
- a CDS encoding MarR family winged helix-turn-helix transcriptional regulator, with protein MSKKDKERKRDKGEKESAPRLAGALQSDITRASRHMRTFLTNALSTSGVYAGQDGVILALAETDGLTAGAIAERLGVKPPTMTRTLARMEAQGFLKREPDSVDGRQMRAVLTDAGRRHVHAIELAVKATENFAVDGLSDKEVRQFLKVLRKINRNLGVVEPEEDGFGE; from the coding sequence ATGTCGAAGAAGGACAAGGAGCGGAAACGCGACAAGGGCGAGAAGGAGAGCGCTCCCCGCCTTGCCGGCGCGTTGCAGTCGGATATCACGCGCGCCTCCCGCCACATGCGCACATTTCTCACCAACGCATTGTCCACCAGCGGCGTCTATGCCGGACAGGATGGCGTTATCCTGGCACTGGCCGAGACCGACGGGCTGACGGCCGGCGCGATCGCCGAACGGCTGGGCGTCAAGCCGCCGACCATGACGCGGACCCTCGCGCGCATGGAGGCCCAGGGGTTCCTCAAGCGTGAACCCGACAGTGTGGATGGCCGGCAAATGCGCGCCGTGCTCACCGATGCGGGCCGCAGACACGTCCATGCGATCGAACTCGCGGTCAAGGCGACGGAGAATTTCGCCGTCGATGGCCTTAGCGACAAGGAGGTCAGGCAGTTCCTGAAGGTTCTGCGCAAGATCAACCGCAATCTCGGGGTGGTGGAGCCCGAAGAGGATGGTTTCGGTGAATAA
- a CDS encoding creatininase family protein — MTGGRGTKGNRTIAILPLGAHEYHGPHLPLDTDTIIAKAVADRLRNALPDNLDVIFLDAEPVGYSPEHLDRAGTKSLAYGEAIEKWLATAGDLASRGIMKLVLLNAHGGNSPLMTIVATEARIRFNILCVATSWTRFGVPEGVISPEAKALDIHGGDIETSVMLAIAPDKVDMGKAQGFPSAQSTYAREFHHLRAYGPHAFGWTMRDLNADGAAGNAANATAEKGEALLAHAVRGLVELVEDVDRFEVSSFR, encoded by the coding sequence ATGACCGGCGGCAGGGGTACAAAAGGCAACCGTACCATAGCGATATTGCCACTCGGCGCACACGAATATCACGGCCCTCACCTGCCGCTGGACACGGACACAATCATCGCCAAAGCCGTCGCCGACCGGCTTCGAAACGCCCTGCCCGACAACCTCGACGTGATCTTCCTCGATGCCGAGCCGGTCGGCTATTCGCCGGAACATCTCGACCGGGCCGGCACGAAATCACTGGCCTATGGGGAGGCGATCGAGAAGTGGCTGGCAACGGCAGGCGATCTCGCAAGCCGCGGCATCATGAAACTCGTCTTGCTCAATGCCCATGGCGGCAATTCGCCCCTGATGACCATCGTCGCCACCGAGGCCCGCATCCGCTTCAACATACTCTGCGTCGCGACGAGCTGGACTCGCTTCGGCGTGCCGGAAGGTGTGATCTCGCCAGAGGCCAAGGCCCTAGACATCCATGGCGGCGATATCGAGACTTCCGTCATGTTGGCCATAGCGCCCGACAAGGTGGATATGGGGAAGGCACAGGGTTTCCCCTCGGCGCAATCTACCTATGCGAGGGAATTCCATCATCTCCGCGCCTATGGCCCGCATGCGTTCGGCTGGACAATGCGCGACCTCAACGCCGATGGCGCGGCGGGAAATGCCGCCAACGCCACAGCTGAAAAAGGTGAGGCGCTGTTGGCACATGCTGTGAGGGGTCTGGTGGAACTCGTTGAGGACGTGGACCGCTTCGAGGTTTCGTCGTTTCGCTAA
- a CDS encoding GTP-binding protein, whose amino-acid sequence MTEAATAKPIPVTVLTGYLGAGKTTLLNRILTENHGKKYAVIVNEFGEIGIDNDLIVESDEEIYEMNNGCICCTVRGDLIRVVEGLMRRPGRFDAIIVETTGLADPVPVAQTFFMDDDVRAKTQLDAVIALVDAKHLPLRLKDSREAEDQLAFADVVLLNKTDLVTPQELSKIEQIIKVINPSARIYHTERSNVDLKKILDLGAFDLERALENDPQFLEHGHEDHVCGPDCDHDHDHDHHGHDHDHHGHDHHHDHAAPSAIHDVTVQSISLRGGEMNPKKFFPWIEKITQVQGPNILRLKGIIAFDQDDERYVVQGVHMIIEGNHQRAWKDGEKRESKLVFIGRDLDRKKIEESFMACAA is encoded by the coding sequence ATGACCGAAGCTGCCACTGCAAAGCCCATTCCCGTCACCGTGCTCACCGGCTATCTCGGTGCTGGCAAGACGACGCTGCTCAACCGCATCCTGACCGAAAACCACGGCAAGAAATATGCTGTCATCGTCAACGAATTCGGCGAGATCGGCATCGATAACGACCTGATCGTCGAATCCGACGAAGAAATCTACGAGATGAACAATGGCTGCATCTGCTGCACCGTGCGCGGAGACCTGATCCGCGTCGTCGAGGGCCTGATGCGTCGCCCGGGTCGCTTCGATGCGATCATCGTCGAGACAACGGGCCTTGCCGACCCGGTACCGGTCGCCCAGACTTTCTTCATGGACGACGATGTGCGTGCCAAGACGCAACTCGACGCCGTTATCGCGCTTGTCGATGCAAAGCATTTGCCGCTGCGCCTCAAGGATTCTCGCGAGGCCGAGGACCAATTGGCGTTTGCGGATGTCGTATTGCTCAACAAGACCGATCTCGTGACGCCGCAAGAGCTCAGCAAGATCGAGCAGATTATCAAGGTCATCAATCCCTCGGCTCGCATCTATCACACTGAACGCTCGAACGTGGACCTCAAGAAGATCCTCGATCTCGGCGCATTCGATCTGGAGCGCGCGCTGGAAAACGATCCGCAATTTCTCGAGCACGGCCATGAAGACCATGTCTGCGGCCCCGATTGCGACCACGATCATGATCACGACCATCATGGCCACGATCACGACCATCATGGGCATGATCATCATCACGACCATGCGGCGCCATCCGCCATCCATGACGTGACCGTGCAATCGATCTCGCTGCGCGGCGGCGAGATGAACCCGAAGAAATTCTTCCCCTGGATCGAGAAAATCACCCAGGTGCAGGGCCCCAACATCCTGCGCCTCAAGGGCATCATCGCCTTCGATCAGGACGACGAGCGCTATGTGGTGCAGGGCGTCCACATGATCATCGAGGGCAACCATCAGCGCGCCTGGAAGGATGGCGAGAAGCGCGAGAGCAAGCTCGTCTTCATCGGCCGCGATCTCGACCGCAAGAAGATCGAGGAAAGCTTCATGGCCTGCGCGGCCTAA
- a CDS encoding WD40 repeat domain-containing protein: MPTVAPLDLEGHVLGAHFLGDVPFFASSSGTFHRLDMGHQVTEAHHGMLASVTDAVTNSIISGGEDGKVLRLSADGCVKMIAEVPRKWITSVAPGPSGAVGYATGKTATVVTSDGKSRDFIEQRSVEGVAFAPKGLRIAAARYNGVTLHWAGTNGAPVDLEWKGAHNGVTFSPDGRFLVTSMQENALHGWKLDSKPGEETRHMRMTGYPAKIKSVSWAPKGKWLASSGAPAAIVWPFAAKDGPMGKAPLELGTRANILVTAVEFHHTEDVLAIGFIDGMILGVRIADQKEALLRRPGKGAITSMAWSNNGKLLAFASEAGDCGVVDISV, from the coding sequence ATGCCCACCGTTGCCCCTCTCGATCTCGAAGGCCATGTCCTGGGTGCGCATTTTCTCGGTGATGTGCCGTTCTTCGCCTCCTCGTCAGGCACTTTCCACCGCCTTGACATGGGCCACCAGGTCACCGAGGCGCATCACGGCATGCTGGCCAGCGTGACGGATGCCGTGACCAATTCCATCATTTCAGGCGGAGAAGACGGCAAGGTTCTGCGCCTGTCCGCCGATGGCTGCGTGAAAATGATCGCTGAAGTGCCGCGCAAATGGATCACTTCCGTTGCACCCGGCCCCTCCGGCGCGGTCGGCTATGCCACCGGCAAGACGGCGACGGTCGTCACCTCCGATGGCAAGAGCCGAGATTTCATTGAACAGCGCTCGGTTGAAGGCGTTGCCTTCGCACCAAAAGGTCTGAGGATCGCCGCTGCCCGCTATAACGGTGTCACCCTGCACTGGGCCGGCACCAACGGCGCACCCGTCGACCTGGAGTGGAAGGGCGCGCATAACGGCGTGACCTTCTCGCCCGATGGCCGGTTCCTTGTTACATCGATGCAGGAAAACGCGCTGCATGGCTGGAAGCTCGACAGCAAACCCGGCGAGGAAACCCGCCACATGCGGATGACCGGCTATCCCGCCAAGATCAAGTCCGTGTCCTGGGCGCCGAAGGGCAAATGGCTCGCCTCCTCCGGCGCGCCGGCTGCGATCGTCTGGCCCTTTGCCGCCAAGGACGGACCGATGGGCAAGGCGCCGCTCGAACTCGGAACCCGTGCGAATATTCTCGTGACGGCGGTCGAGTTTCACCACACCGAAGACGTTCTCGCCATCGGCTTCATCGACGGCATGATCCTCGGCGTCCGCATCGCCGACCAGAAGGAAGCGCTGCTGCGCCGTCCCGGCAAGGGCGCGATCACCTCCATGGCCTGGTCGAATAACGGCAAACTGCTCGCCTTCGCCTCCGAAGCCGGCGATTGCGGCGTGGTCGATATATCGGTATGA
- a CDS encoding VOC family protein: MAHGTFGWNELMTSNIEASKDFYKRVAGWTYQDMPMGDMGPYTLAFVAGNPVPVAGLMPWPESQPGSNDWFAYINVDSMDAATEAATGAGGTVVREKFFIENTGWIAIVKDSANTMIGFLEPAPM, from the coding sequence ATGGCACACGGAACATTCGGCTGGAATGAACTCATGACGTCCAACATCGAGGCGTCCAAGGATTTCTACAAGCGTGTGGCGGGCTGGACTTACCAGGATATGCCGATGGGGGATATGGGACCCTATACGCTGGCTTTCGTCGCCGGCAACCCGGTGCCCGTCGCGGGTCTCATGCCCTGGCCGGAAAGCCAGCCGGGCAGCAATGACTGGTTCGCCTATATCAATGTCGATAGTATGGATGCGGCGACCGAGGCTGCGACTGGAGCCGGCGGCACGGTGGTTCGCGAAAAATTCTTCATTGAAAACACTGGCTGGATCGCGATCGTCAAGGATTCGGCCAACACCATGATCGGCTTTCTCGAGCCGGCACCCATGTGA